From the genome of Armatimonadota bacterium:
ATTGCGAGCCGTGGTCTGGATGATGATGTCCATGCCGCGCACCTGGTCCACCCGGTCGTACTCGATCTCGGGGAAGGTCAACTGCTCCTTCATGCCGAAGGAGAAGTTCCCGCGCCCGTCAAATGAGTTCGGGTTCAGGCCCTGGAAGTCACGGACGCGCGCCAGGGTAACGTTGAACAGGCGGTCGATGAACTCGTAGGCCATATCGCCGCGAAGCGTCACCATGCAGCCGACTTTGGCGCCGGCGCGGATCTTGAAGGCCGCGATGGACTTCTTAGTCTTGGTGATAACGGGCTTCTGGCCGGTGATCGCGGTCAGGTCCTTGATCGCGCCGTCCAGCAGTTTCGGTTCTCCGCCGGTCTGCCCCGCTCGGCCAACGCCCATGTTCACGACGACCTTGTTGATCTTAGGCGCCATCATCACGTTGGCGTAGGAGAACTCCTTCATCAACGCGGGCACAATCTCTTTCTCGTATTTCTCTCGTAACCGTGACATATTTGCTCCTGCCGATTTCCGACCGGCTCAGGATGGGCGGAGGTCATCCGCCGTGGATTCGCCTTTCCGGGGCAGATCCCCGGCCAGGGCTTCTAATTCAGAGCGTGTCGCCCGTTGTGCGGTCGAACCGCACCCATTTGCCTTCAACCAGCTTGTGGCCGATTTTGGCGGGCTGGGCCTCTCCCTTAACGATGTGGTTAGGGTTGCACAGCATCACGTTGGAACGGTCGATGGCGGCCGGCATTTCATAGCGGCCTTCCTCGTGGGCTCCAACCTTCTGCTGGCGCGGCTTCTTGTGCTTGACCACCATATTGAGGTTCTCGACGACAACACGGTTTTCCCGAGGCTTCACCTCGAGCACTGCGCCACGCTTGCCCTTGTCCTTGCCGGCGATGATCAGAACGACATCGCCTTTCTTTATCTGCATCTTGCGCTGCGCGGTAAAATTGTCCGCGTACACAATGTTCTTCTTGCTTGACATATTGCTCTCCAGTTCCGAGTTCCGAGTTCCGCGTTCCGAGTTCCGAGTCTCGGAACCAGGAACTCGAAACTCGGGACTTACAGGACTTCCGGCGCCAGTGAAATGATCTTCATGAACTGCTTGTCGCGGAGTTCGCGGGCAACCGGTCCGAAGACGCGCGTTCCCCGCGG
Proteins encoded in this window:
- the rplE gene encoding 50S ribosomal protein L5 is translated as MSRLREKYEKEIVPALMKEFSYANVMMAPKINKVVVNMGVGRAGQTGGEPKLLDGAIKDLTAITGQKPVITKTKKSIAAFKIRAGAKVGCMVTLRGDMAYEFIDRLFNVTLARVRDFQGLNPNSFDGRGNFSFGMKEQLTFPEIEYDRVDQVRGMDIIIQTTARNDEEAASLLRKLGMPLAKK
- the rplX gene encoding 50S ribosomal protein L24; its protein translation is MQIKKGDVVLIIAGKDKGKRGAVLEVKPRENRVVVENLNMVVKHKKPRQQKVGAHEEGRYEMPAAIDRSNVMLCNPNHIVKGEAQPAKIGHKLVEGKWVRFDRTTGDTL